A window of uncultured Litoreibacter sp. contains these coding sequences:
- the tssM gene encoding type VI secretion system membrane subunit TssM — protein sequence MFRLRYYSWMRIPLILLGLIGFVAAVWIGFPMTGIAVMATVWLRATVIGVVLGLFFIIWLVKFIRRRRAAKALEEAVVPVEPEGDGKVLAERMSEALATLKKSSGGSYLYDLPWYVIIGPPGAGKTTALANSGIEFPLAGDAMAGMEGFGGTRYCDWWFAEDAIMIDTAGRYTTQDSDATADSASWESFLALLKKSRPKQPINGIILAFSVEDMMKDSPDALAQHAETVRTRLAEVHETLKIDFPVYVLFTKADLISGFREYFSSFSLNRRKGVWGVTFQTKDRKTLTHEAVPQEFDQLVSRLSDEVIDRLNEEPDGIARIAIFGLPGQMALMRDNVSDFLRRVFEPTRYKTNAILRGFYFTSGTQEGTPIDQVLGAMSRIGEGVGAIQPGFMSGKGKSFFIHDLLSRVIFEERDWVSHDRKAVRRSSILRGVATTVIVLATAGLLGAFGYSYWKNAELVQVAAVEAESYSLDAQDEIRRELIDDTDLAAVLPYLADLRSMPAGYGDSQEATLLEGMGLGQRRRVSAAAEASYSDALEKMLRPRLILALERQMPQILRDGETTDVYRALKVYMLLGGQGGKTDDAAVQSYFDEQWRGAFTGRSGIDTREQLTGHLEAMLELDDTRELLVDIDAATVTAARQAIVQLPLVDQGYALIMDAADQAGLPDWVLTERTGPSASQVFTTRNGANLEELRVPAVFTYEGFWGYFFPQLEQVGNKLREDQWVLGEDGDRVDFDAQIDRLDRALMERYRGKFRDAWFDMFGQIGLANMSADTQRYQALGAAASATASPLLMLVKEVDTETKLTRELEGLEGLTAESLVSGDIGANVSSQALQRMKSRTSGVQRILFDAIAGSGKTTGRVSPSGGEEDNSLTRPIERIEEEFAMWHQLLMGEAGQRPIDALLGNLGSIWSNLRLSSSNPEQSAALMPQLLNNLTQNNSQLPPTLASLVNDAESNFRKGATDANIETMNRALTNQITFFCRETIAPSFPFAQSSRSLSMANFGKFFGPGGDMDRFYTEYLNQYVERTNDGLAYRPDSPLAGRLSANTLRQFERAERIRQAFFSGGSTTPQVEITVAHRDNHSSIESVLLIINDEKIRSVRGQLPKTVVWPGTGTSTVLQFEPPLDRESTLYVRGSAWTFIEFLNKAVSRQQQGDTTRAVFALGGRSVTYDFTINAITNPFTMRELREFECPQSLD from the coding sequence ATGTTCCGCCTTAGATATTATAGCTGGATGCGCATCCCGCTGATCCTGCTGGGGCTGATCGGCTTCGTGGCCGCAGTCTGGATCGGTTTCCCGATGACAGGCATTGCCGTGATGGCAACAGTTTGGTTGCGGGCCACGGTCATTGGCGTCGTCCTTGGGCTGTTCTTCATCATCTGGCTGGTCAAATTCATCCGCCGCCGCCGTGCTGCCAAGGCGTTGGAAGAGGCCGTGGTGCCAGTTGAGCCCGAAGGCGACGGCAAGGTTCTGGCCGAGCGTATGTCGGAAGCCTTGGCCACCTTGAAGAAGTCCAGCGGCGGCAGCTATTTGTACGATCTGCCGTGGTACGTGATCATCGGGCCTCCGGGCGCGGGTAAGACCACCGCTTTGGCTAACTCGGGGATCGAATTCCCATTGGCGGGTGACGCCATGGCGGGCATGGAAGGCTTCGGCGGCACGCGGTATTGCGATTGGTGGTTCGCGGAAGATGCGATCATGATCGACACCGCGGGGCGCTACACCACGCAGGACAGCGATGCCACGGCAGACAGCGCCAGCTGGGAAAGCTTCCTTGCGCTCTTGAAGAAGTCGCGGCCCAAGCAGCCGATCAACGGAATCATTCTGGCGTTCTCGGTCGAGGACATGATGAAGGATTCGCCTGACGCTTTGGCGCAGCACGCGGAAACCGTGCGCACCCGTCTGGCCGAAGTGCATGAGACGCTTAAGATCGATTTCCCGGTCTATGTGCTGTTCACCAAGGCCGATTTGATTTCCGGGTTCCGGGAGTATTTCTCAAGCTTCAGCCTGAACCGGCGCAAGGGCGTTTGGGGTGTCACCTTCCAGACCAAGGACCGCAAGACCCTGACGCACGAGGCGGTGCCGCAGGAGTTCGACCAGCTTGTCAGCCGCCTGTCGGACGAGGTAATTGACCGGCTGAACGAAGAACCTGATGGGATTGCGCGCATTGCGATCTTTGGCCTGCCCGGCCAGATGGCCCTGATGCGCGACAATGTCAGCGACTTTTTGCGCCGCGTGTTTGAACCGACCCGCTATAAGACCAACGCAATTTTGCGGGGGTTCTATTTCACATCGGGGACCCAAGAGGGCACCCCGATTGACCAGGTGCTTGGCGCGATGTCGCGTATTGGGGAGGGCGTGGGGGCCATCCAGCCGGGCTTCATGTCGGGTAAGGGCAAAAGCTTCTTCATACATGACCTGCTGAGCCGTGTTATTTTTGAGGAACGCGACTGGGTCAGCCATGATCGCAAGGCAGTGCGCCGATCCTCTATCTTGCGCGGCGTGGCCACGACCGTGATCGTGCTGGCCACAGCCGGGTTGCTGGGCGCGTTTGGCTATAGCTACTGGAAGAATGCGGAGCTGGTGCAGGTGGCCGCCGTTGAGGCGGAGAGCTACTCCCTCGACGCGCAGGACGAGATCCGGCGCGAGCTGATTGATGACACCGATCTGGCCGCGGTGCTGCCGTATCTTGCAGACCTGCGGTCCATGCCCGCGGGGTACGGCGACAGTCAGGAAGCAACGCTTCTTGAAGGCATGGGGCTGGGTCAACGCCGCCGTGTCTCGGCTGCGGCTGAGGCGTCATATTCGGATGCTCTGGAGAAGATGCTGCGGCCCCGGTTGATCCTCGCCCTGGAGCGGCAAATGCCGCAGATTTTGCGCGATGGGGAGACCACGGATGTTTACCGCGCATTGAAAGTGTACATGCTCCTTGGCGGACAGGGCGGCAAGACCGACGATGCCGCCGTGCAAAGCTATTTCGATGAGCAATGGCGCGGGGCCTTTACCGGCCGGTCGGGCATCGACACGCGCGAGCAGCTGACCGGCCATCTGGAAGCGATGCTGGAGCTGGACGACACCCGCGAGCTGCTGGTGGATATTGACGCGGCCACTGTGACAGCAGCGCGCCAGGCGATTGTGCAGCTGCCGCTGGTTGATCAGGGATATGCGTTGATCATGGATGCCGCCGATCAAGCCGGTTTGCCCGACTGGGTCCTGACCGAACGGACCGGGCCGAGCGCCAGCCAAGTGTTCACCACCCGCAACGGTGCCAATCTGGAAGAGCTGCGCGTGCCTGCCGTGTTCACCTATGAAGGGTTCTGGGGTTACTTCTTCCCGCAGCTGGAACAGGTTGGCAACAAGCTGCGCGAGGATCAGTGGGTTCTGGGCGAGGATGGCGACCGGGTCGATTTTGATGCGCAGATCGACCGGCTCGACCGGGCACTTATGGAGCGGTATCGCGGCAAATTCCGTGACGCATGGTTCGACATGTTCGGGCAGATTGGGCTTGCCAACATGTCGGCTGACACGCAGCGGTACCAAGCTTTGGGAGCAGCAGCCTCGGCCACGGCGTCACCACTGCTGATGCTGGTCAAGGAGGTCGATACCGAGACCAAGCTGACCCGCGAACTGGAAGGGCTTGAAGGGCTGACCGCAGAAAGTCTGGTATCCGGCGATATCGGAGCGAACGTATCCAGCCAGGCATTGCAGCGCATGAAGTCGCGCACCAGTGGCGTGCAGCGCATCCTCTTTGATGCGATTGCCGGTAGCGGCAAGACCACCGGTCGTGTCTCGCCATCCGGTGGCGAGGAAGACAACAGCCTGACCCGCCCGATTGAGCGGATCGAAGAAGAGTTCGCCATGTGGCATCAGTTGTTGATGGGGGAGGCCGGACAACGACCCATCGACGCGCTGCTGGGCAACCTTGGCAGCATCTGGTCAAACCTGCGCCTGTCGTCATCCAACCCGGAACAGTCGGCGGCGCTGATGCCTCAGCTTTTGAACAACCTGACGCAGAACAATTCGCAGCTGCCGCCGACGCTGGCTTCGTTGGTCAACGACGCGGAGAGCAACTTCCGCAAGGGCGCGACCGACGCCAACATTGAGACGATGAACCGCGCGTTGACCAACCAGATCACCTTCTTCTGCCGCGAAACCATCGCGCCGTCTTTCCCGTTTGCGCAGTCGTCACGCAGCCTTTCGATGGCCAATTTCGGTAAGTTCTTTGGACCGGGCGGCGACATGGACCGGTTCTACACCGAATACCTGAACCAATATGTTGAGCGCACCAATGACGGGCTGGCCTACCGGCCCGACAGCCCGCTGGCTGGAAGGCTGTCCGCCAACACGCTGCGCCAGTTCGAGCGCGCGGAACGCATCCGCCAGGCATTCTTCTCGGGCGGCAGCACAACGCCGCAGGTGGAGATCACGGTGGCGCATCGTGACAACCACTCCTCCATCGAAAGCGTGCTCTTGATCATCAATGACGAAAAGATCCGCTCTGTCCGGGGGCAACTGCCCAAGACGGTGGTTTGGCCGGGCACCGGCACCTCGACCGTGTTGCAGTTTGAGCCGCCGCTGGACCGCGAAAGCACGCTTTACGTGCGCGGGTCGGCCTGGACTTTCATAGAGTTTTTGAACAAAGCCGTGTCTCGCCAGCAGCAAGGTGATACCACCCGCGCGGTGTTTGCCTTGGGTGGCCGGTCGGTGACGTATGATTTCACCATCAACGCGATCACCAACCCATTCACCATGCGCGAATTGCGGGAGTTCGAATGCCCGCAGAGCCTGGATTGA
- the icmH gene encoding type IVB secretion system protein IcmH/DotU, giving the protein MAGKDDDKTVIGGALPPVSTPPSSPSSGPAPGPSDSPFANAPGGQPAPIGQPPVSGAGDKTVIGGALPPQGQHPFPQQGGRVAPTGGPPSAPSTGDTWLGGALPPSNPAPVGGQSPIGSPIGSQQEGFFPETSTNQPVQQQVPTQQIPLHQALKGTGLGKGGSSNPLVAAAANLLILFGRLRTGMVQLDAAPLMDHVTREMDAFERNAIAAGVDPHTARVGTYCLCGTADDIVQNLPGADKSVWLQYSMVARVFNMRDSGVGFFQEVEKAMQSPGQNYNLLELMLTCLSLGFEGRFRTEANGAVQLARWRSSIYETMRRVEARPDEDISINWLPVLLGGRRRFGGIPVWAIAGIAAAIVVGFYATLSTLVNRDGAAVANTLYSMHPTNFKVALERSAGPAFVAKSSQLERIQATLAPEIADGSVAVGTKGDFIYVRVGNLLLFESGAATVKPEFATLAGRIAETLNGEQGPVKILGYTDAIQPSGRGQYKTNLDLSVARAEGVATVIRDQLFDKERVTVEGKGAADPIGDNATREGRAENRRVEILVAREGTF; this is encoded by the coding sequence ATGGCAGGCAAAGACGACGACAAAACGGTGATCGGAGGCGCGCTGCCTCCTGTGAGCACGCCGCCGTCCTCGCCGTCTTCCGGCCCTGCGCCTGGGCCGTCTGATAGCCCTTTCGCCAATGCACCGGGAGGCCAACCCGCGCCAATAGGTCAGCCGCCGGTCAGCGGTGCGGGAGACAAAACCGTCATAGGTGGCGCGCTGCCGCCACAAGGCCAGCATCCGTTTCCGCAGCAAGGCGGGCGCGTCGCCCCAACGGGCGGTCCGCCGTCTGCGCCTTCAACGGGCGACACTTGGCTGGGTGGTGCGCTGCCGCCTTCCAACCCCGCGCCGGTCGGAGGGCAAAGCCCAATCGGGTCGCCAATTGGCAGTCAGCAAGAAGGATTTTTTCCCGAGACGTCGACAAACCAACCGGTGCAACAGCAAGTCCCGACACAGCAAATCCCGCTGCATCAAGCGCTAAAAGGTACGGGGCTTGGCAAAGGCGGGTCCTCGAACCCGCTGGTGGCTGCGGCCGCGAACTTGTTGATCCTGTTTGGCCGATTGCGCACCGGCATGGTGCAGTTGGACGCGGCCCCGTTGATGGACCACGTCACCCGCGAGATGGACGCTTTTGAGCGCAATGCAATTGCCGCCGGCGTTGACCCGCATACGGCGCGTGTGGGCACTTACTGCCTGTGCGGGACGGCGGATGATATCGTGCAGAACCTGCCCGGGGCGGATAAGTCGGTCTGGCTGCAATATTCGATGGTCGCGCGGGTTTTCAACATGCGCGATTCCGGCGTGGGCTTTTTTCAGGAAGTCGAAAAGGCCATGCAGTCCCCGGGGCAGAACTACAACTTGCTGGAACTGATGTTGACCTGTCTGTCGCTCGGGTTTGAAGGCCGGTTCCGCACCGAAGCCAACGGCGCGGTGCAACTGGCCCGCTGGCGCTCTAGCATTTACGAGACGATGCGCCGCGTAGAGGCGCGGCCTGACGAGGATATCTCGATCAACTGGCTGCCGGTTCTGTTGGGCGGTCGCCGCCGGTTTGGAGGCATCCCGGTCTGGGCCATTGCCGGCATTGCGGCGGCAATTGTGGTTGGGTTCTATGCCACGCTGTCAACGCTGGTGAACCGCGACGGCGCTGCTGTGGCGAACACGTTGTATTCGATGCACCCAACCAATTTTAAGGTGGCGTTGGAACGTTCTGCGGGGCCTGCCTTTGTGGCCAAATCCTCGCAGCTGGAACGCATTCAGGCGACCCTTGCCCCCGAGATCGCCGATGGCAGCGTCGCGGTCGGCACGAAGGGCGATTTCATCTATGTGCGTGTGGGCAACTTGCTGCTGTTTGAAAGCGGGGCCGCAACGGTGAAGCCGGAATTTGCCACGCTTGCGGGGCGTATTGCCGAGACGTTGAACGGCGAACAAGGGCCTGTGAAGATTTTGGGATATACAGACGCCATCCAACCCTCCGGGCGCGGGCAATACAAGACGAATTTGGACCTGTCCGTTGCACGCGCCGAAGGCGTGGCGACGGTGATCCGGGACCAGCTTTTCGACAAAGAGCGGGTGACGGTTGAGGGCAAAGGCGCCGCCGACCCGATTGGCGACAACGCCACCCGCGAGGGCCGCGCCGAGAACCGCCGCGTTGAAATACTGGTCGCGCGGGAGGGCACGTTTTGA
- the tssK gene encoding type VI secretion system baseplate subunit TssK, giving the protein MSLFSKVAWKEGLFMQPQHLQQADRHVEKLIDARTRLTHPYPWGLEELVIDRDMAQQGKVGLRKVSGAFADGTPFEAPGAGPLPVAVEVPEDAAGLSVWLTLPERSQNGRDVGLDDEGSATTRYRLTTETVADNASSMRTEHALEIAVPRLELAVRETAKPGYQCIKIARINEVRDGVISLDETVPPPGLVLAVHPVLEGFLSRVVGWIEAKLENLARYASDPSAGGGMQAADYLMLMTLNRNVGVLRHLASMHAVHPELLYRHLIALAGELSTFNDSSRMAPHYAAYDHGDLKATFTPVVQDIQRLLSRDVGRAVRLDLQQVRQNSYLAQVQDRNLFREATFVIEVQAGKQLTQVQQQFPQLCKVGPSTRMSEIVKNNLPGIGLAHLPNPPRQIRVVATNVYFLVEKNTPLWQEFSKAPAIGMHFAGDWPDLKLDLWAIPEKL; this is encoded by the coding sequence ATGTCTTTGTTCAGCAAAGTCGCTTGGAAAGAAGGGCTGTTCATGCAGCCCCAACACCTGCAACAGGCCGACCGCCATGTTGAAAAGCTTATCGATGCGCGCACCCGCCTGACACACCCCTACCCATGGGGCCTGGAGGAGCTGGTGATCGACCGCGACATGGCCCAGCAGGGCAAGGTGGGCCTGCGCAAAGTATCGGGTGCTTTCGCGGACGGCACCCCATTTGAGGCGCCGGGCGCGGGGCCCTTACCAGTTGCCGTCGAGGTCCCTGAGGACGCCGCCGGGTTGAGCGTTTGGCTGACCTTGCCAGAACGATCGCAAAATGGGCGCGACGTGGGGCTGGACGACGAAGGTTCGGCCACCACCCGCTACCGGCTGACGACCGAGACCGTAGCCGACAACGCCTCGTCGATGCGCACCGAGCACGCGCTGGAAATCGCGGTGCCGCGGCTAGAACTGGCGGTTCGCGAAACCGCAAAGCCGGGATACCAATGCATCAAGATTGCCCGCATCAACGAGGTGCGCGACGGCGTCATTTCCCTTGATGAGACGGTCCCGCCGCCTGGGCTGGTTCTGGCCGTACACCCGGTGCTGGAGGGCTTCCTGAGCCGCGTTGTCGGCTGGATCGAGGCCAAGCTGGAAAACCTCGCGCGTTACGCGTCCGACCCGTCTGCAGGCGGCGGTATGCAGGCCGCTGACTACCTGATGCTGATGACCTTGAACCGCAATGTCGGCGTCCTGCGCCATCTTGCGTCGATGCACGCCGTGCATCCCGAATTGTTGTACCGCCACCTGATTGCCCTGGCGGGCGAGCTGTCCACATTCAACGACAGCTCTCGCATGGCCCCGCATTACGCGGCCTATGACCATGGCGACCTGAAGGCGACCTTCACGCCCGTGGTGCAAGACATTCAACGCCTACTGTCGCGCGATGTGGGTCGCGCGGTGCGGCTGGACCTGCAGCAGGTCCGCCAGAACAGCTATCTGGCGCAGGTCCAAGACCGCAACCTGTTCCGCGAGGCGACATTTGTGATCGAAGTGCAGGCGGGCAAGCAGCTGACGCAAGTGCAGCAGCAATTCCCGCAGCTCTGCAAGGTCGGACCGTCCACCCGCATGAGCGAAATCGTCAAAAACAACCTGCCTGGCATCGGGCTGGCGCATTTGCCCAACCCGCCGCGCCAGATCCGTGTGGTTGCGACCAATGTCTACTTCCTCGTGGAGAAGAACACGCCGCTTTGGCAGGAATTCTCGAAAGCACCGGCGATTGGCATGCATTTCGCCGGCGACTGGCCCGACTTGAAACTGGACCTGTGGGCCATCCCGGAGAAGCTGTAA